In the genome of Sphingomonas alpina, the window GTTCGGGCCGTGAGTCGGCGCTTCGTGCGCTGCAGGCGGTTGGTTTCCAGATCACTTCGATCCGCGACGTGACCTCGATCCCGCACAACGGCGTTCGCCCGTCCAAGCGCCGCCGCGTCTGACTTTTGTCTCGACCGCGCGCGGTTGATCGCGCCGCGCGGCCGATTCTCTCATGGCCGAAGCTCCCCCGCTTCGGTCCAAAACCAAGGGGAAGCCCATGTCCGTCAATGCGAAAAATTGGCAGGAACTCAAGAAGCCCAACGGTCTCGAGAAAAAGGCCGGTGGTGATTCGAAGCGCAAGGCGACCTTCGTCGCTGAGCCGCTCGAGCGTGGTTTCGGCCTGACGCTCGGTAACGCGCTGCGGCGCGTTTTGCTGTCCTCGCTGCAGGGCGCGGCAGTGACCTCGATCAAGATCGAGAATGTTCTGCACGAATTCTCGTCGCTGGCGGGTGTCCGTGAGGACGTGACCGACATCGTCCTGAACGTGAAGCAGATCGCTCTGCGCATGCAGGGCGAGGGCCCGAAGCGTCTCCAGCTCTCCGCGACCGGCCCGGCCGACGTGAAGGCCGGCGACATTGCGGTGTCGGGCGATATCGAAGTGCTCAACCCCGATTTGCTGATCTGCCATCTCGACGAAGGTGCGACGCTCAACATGGAACTGACCGCGGATGTCGGTAAGGGCTATGTCGCGGCGGTCGCCAACCGTCCGGCGGATGCGCCGATCGGCCTGATCCCGGTCGATGCGCTCTACTCGCCGGTCAAGCAGGTCAGCTACAAGGTCGAGAACACCCGCGTCGGGCAGGAACTCGATTACGACAAGCTGACCCTGACGATCGAGACCGACGGCACGGTGACCCCTGAGGACGCAGTGGCCTATGCCGGCCGCATCCTGCAGGACCAGCTCGCACTGTTCGTCCACTTCGACGATTCGGCGATGACCCGTTCGGCCCCGATCGGCCATGCGGCGCCGGCGGCGACCGGCGAATCCTCGGGCGACACGCAGCAGATCAACCGTTACCTCCTCAAGAAGGTCGACGAGCTCGAACTGTCGGTGCGTTCGGCGAACTGCCTGAAGAACGACAACATCATCTATATCGGCGATCTGGTTCAGAAGACCGAGGCGGAGATGCTGCGTACGCCGAACTTCGGCCGCAAGTCGCTCAACGAGATCAAGGAAGTGCTGTCGAGCATGGGGCTGCGTCTCGGCATGGAAATCCCGGGCTGGCCGCCTGAGAATATCGAAGAGATGGCCAAGAAGCTCGAGCAGGAAATCATGGGCTGAGCGGCTTCGGCCCGGACTTTCGGGTTCGGGCCGGACGCTCCTCATGGAGATCCCTGTCTATGCAGGGATGACGGCAATTCGGGTGGGCTCACCGTCCCCACCTGGTCTGGGGTTCCGTGAAACGGCCCCTTAACGAACGAAGGATGAAATCATGCGTCATGGTGTTGGCGGTCGTAAACTTTCGCGGACTTCTGCCCACCGCATCGCGCTGTTCCGCAACATGTCGGCAGCGCTGATCAAGCACGAACAGATCACGACCACGGTCGCGAAAGCCAAGGAGCTTCGCCCCTATGTCGAGAAGCTGATCACGCTGGCGAAGAAGGGTGGCCTGTCAAACCGTCGCCTCGCGCATGCTCGCCTGCTCGACGATGCGCAGCTGCAGAAGCTGTTCGACGTGCTGGCGGCGCGCTACGCCGACCGTAACGGCGGCTATACCCGCATCATCAAGGCCGGCATCCGTGCATCGGACGCAGCGCCGATCGCGATCATCGAATTCGTCGATCGCGATGTCAGCGCCAAGGGCCAGGATTCGGGTCCGGTGATCACCGACGAGGATTATGATCAGGCTGCCTGATCCGCGTCTCGCACGGAAAATGAACAGGGGCTTCGCGAAAGCGGGGCCCCTTTCGTTTGTACTGGCCGGATGCGTTCGATCGGCGCGAACGGCCGGGGGGTTGAGTGGCACCCGATGGCTGATAGGGTGTCGCCATCCAGTCCTTCCCGGGAGCTATCCATGCGCCGAGCGCTATTGACCCTTTTGCCCCTTCTTTTCACCACGCCCGCCTTTGCCGCCGGCCAATCCATGGAAGCCGCTGCCGCAATGCCGAAACTGACCTATCCCGAAACCCGCAAGGTCGATCAGGTCGATGAGCAGTTCGGCGTGAAGGTTGCCGATCCCTATCGCTGGCTCGAGAATGACGTGCGTACCGATCCCGAGGTTGCTGCATGGGTCGCTGCCGAGAACAAGGTGACGAATGCCTATCTCGCGAGCTTGCCCGGCCGTGACATCTTCAAGGCGCGCCTGAAGCAGCTGATGGATTATGAGCGCTTCGGCTTGCCGGAGAAAAAGGGCAATCGCTATTTCTACAATCATAACAGCGGATTGCAGAATCAGGCCGTGCTGTACGTCCGTGACGGGGTAAATGGGGAAGGCCGCATCCTGATCGATCCCAACAGCTGGTCGAAGGACGGTGCCACCGCGCTGGCCGAATGGGTCCCGTCTGAGGATGGCAGCAAGGTCGTCTATTCGATCCAGGATGGCGGCACCGACTGGCGCACGCTCAAGGTGCTCGACGTCGCGACCGGCGCCATTGCCAGCGACACGATCGAATGGGTGAAATTCTCTGCCTTCGCCTGGGCCAAGGATGGATCAGGCTTTTATTATTCCCGCTTTCCGGTCGCGACGGGCGAGAAGAAGTTCCAGGCGCTGAACGAGAATCAGAAGATCTACTTCCACAAGCTTGGTACCGCGCAAAGCGCGGACACACTGATCTATGCAACGCCCGAAACACCACGGCGCAACCATCAGGTGCAAGTCACCGATGACGGTAAATGGCTGGTCATCACCACCACCGAAGGCACCGACAACCGATACGAAATGACGGTCATCGACCTGGCCGCGCCCAAGCTCGCGCCGCGCACGATTTTCAAGGGGCTGGAGAATGAATGGAGCTATGCCGGCAATCAGGGCTTCAACTTCTTCTGGGTGACCAACAAGGATGCCCCGCGGTCGCGCATCGTGTCGACCAACCTCGCCGTGCGCTCAGCCGTGCCGCCGATCGTTGAAATCGTGCCGCAGGACAAAGCGGTGCTCGATGGTGCCGGAATCGTCGGCGGCAAGCTGATCGCATCCTATCTCGCCGATGTGAAGACCGAAGTCCGCCGCTTCTCTCTGGACGGCAAATCCGATGGCGTGGTGGCATTGCCTGGTATCGGCAAGGCGGCTGGGTTCGGCGGTGAGGCTGATGACCCCGAGACCTTCTATTCCTTCACCAGCTTCGCCACGCCGACCACGATCTATCGCTACGATGTGAAGACCGGCCAATCCACGCCCTGGGCCACGCCCAAGGTCGCGTTCGATCCGTCGCTTTTTGATGTGTCACAGCGTTTCTACACCTCCAAGGACGGCACCCGCGTGCCGATGTTCGTCGTACGGCGTAAGGATGTGACCGGGCCGGCGCCGACTCTGCTTTACGCCTATGGCGGCTTCAACATCTCGATGACGCCCAGTTTCTCGGCGACGCGCATCGCCTGGCTCGAACAGGGTGGTGTGCTGGCGGTCGCGAACATTCGCGGCGGCGGCGAATATGGCAAGGAATGGCATGATGGCGGCCGCCTGGCCAAGAAGCAGAATGTGTTCGACGATTTCATTGCCGCCGGCGAATATCTGAAGGCCGAAGGAGTCACCTCGAAGGACGGCCTAGTCATTCAGGGCGGATCGAATGGCGGCTTGCTGGTCGGTGCGGTGACCAATCAGCGTCCCGATCTGTTCGCCGCCGCGCTGCCTGCGGTCGGCGTGATGGACATGCTGCGCTTCGACCGCTGGACCGCCGGGCGCTATTGGGTCGACGATTATGGCTATCCGTCGAAAGAGGCCGATTTCAGAACTCTCTACACCTATTCGCCCTATCACAATGTGAAGAGCGGCAAGCCTTATCCGGCGATCCTGGTGGCGACGGCGGATACTGACGACCGCGTGGTGCCCGGGCACAGCTTCAAGTACACCGCGGCGCTGCAGGCAGCCGATATCGGCGACCGGCCGCATCTTGCCCGGATCGAAACCCGCGCCGGCCATGGTAGCGGCAAGCCGACCGACAAGATCATCGCCGAAGCCGCTGATGACTGGGCCTTCGCCGCGAAATGGGCCGGGCTGACGGTTAAGCCGTTGCAATAATTGTTGTCACGCCGCAGCATCAGCAACACGGCTATGCTGCGGCTGGGCAATGGCGGCGGGTTAAAGAGTGGAGAGCGACGACGATGCGCAATTTCGGCAGAATTGGTGTGACGTTGGGGCTGGCGGCGATGGCGATTGGCGCAGCGCCCGCTCAGGCGCAACGCGGCGGCGAACGCCCCTCGCCGCGCGAGCCGTATAATGAGGAAGAGGAAGGTTTGTCAGGGGACGAGCCATCGGAATCCGGGACCGGCAGCGCCAAGGACAATGCGATTACCGAATGCGTGGCGGCGGCGAAATCCGAAGGCCGCCGGTACGCCCGTATCGCGGAGATCAGCAAGGTCGATTCGGTCCGGCGCTCGGACAATGGATGGGATATCCGCGGTACGCTCATCCTGCGCAGCCGTTACCGCCATCTGAGCCGTGACGAATATGGCTTTCGCTGCCGGGCCGATGCTCAGGGCGTCGAAGATGTATTCCTCGACGATGAGCTCTACCTCATAAACTGATCCCATACCGGCCGGGCGGCCGGGAGAGGGGTTCACTCCGGCGGCCCATCTGCTATCGGCTCGCCATGACACAGGCTTCGCACAACCCCGACTCAATCCTCATCGTCGATTTCGGCAGCCAGGTGACCCAGCTCATCGCGCGCCGCGTGCGCGAAGCGGGGGTCTATAGCGAAATCGCGCCGTTCCAGTCCGCCGAAGCGGCGTTCGAGCGGATGCAGCCCAGGGGCATCATCCTGTCGGGCAGCCCGGCCTCGGTGCTTGATGCCGACAGCCCGCGCGTGCCGCAGGTCATTCTCGACAGCGGCCTGCCGATCCTCGGTATCTGTTACGGCCAGCAAGTATTGATGGCGCAGCTCGGCGGCATCGTCACACTGGGCGACAGTGGAGAGTTCGGCCATGCCGTGATCGAGGTCAGCGACCGTTGTTCGTTGTTCGACGGCTTGTGGACCGAGGGTGAAAGCCATCAGGTATGGATGAGCCATGGCGACAAGGTGACCGCGCTTGCGCCTGGCTTTCGTCCGGTCGCGGCAAGCCCCGGTGCGCCGTTCGCTGTGATCGCCGATGACGATCGGCGCTATTATGCGATGCAGTTCCACCCGGAGGTGGTGCACACCCCCGACGGGGCCAAGCTGATCTGCAATTTCGTGCGCCATGTCTGCGGCTTGAATGGCGACTGGACGATGGCTGGCTTCCGTGCCGCCAAGATCGAGGAAATCCGTAAGCAGGTCGGTACCGGCCGGGTGATCTGTGGATTGTCCGGCGGGGTCGATTCATCGGTCGCCGCGGTATTGATCCATGAGGCGATCGGCGATCAGTTGACCTGTGTCTTCGTCGATCATGGTCTGCTCCGCGCGGGGGAGGCCGACCAGGTCGTCGGCCTGTTCCGCAATCACTATAATATTCCGCTGGTTCATGTGAACGCCGAGGCGCTGTTCATGAATGGCCTGACCGGCGTCACCGACCCCGAAGCCAAGCGCAAGTTCATTGGCGCGACCTTTATCGACGTGTTCGAGGCGGAGGCGAAGAAGATCGGCGGCGCGGCGTTCCTCGCCCAGGGCACACTGTACCCGGACGTGATCGAGAGCGTCAGCTTCACCGGCGGCCCGTCGGTGACGATCAAGAGCCACCACAATGTCGGCGGCTTGCCCGAACGCATGAACATGAAGCTGGTCGAGCCGCTGCGCGAGTTGTTCAAGGACGAGGTGCGCGCCTTGGGCCGCGAGCTTGGCCTGACCGATGCGTTCGTCGGACGGCACCCCTTCCCCGGACCCGGGCTCGCGATACGCATTCCCGGCGAGGTGACGCGCGAGCGCTGCGACATTTTGCGCAAAGCCGATGCGATCTATCTCGAGGAGATTCGCAATGCCGGGCTGTATGATGCGATCTGGCAGGCCTTCGCTGTGTTGCTGCCGGTGCGAACGGTTGGGGTGATGGGCGACGGGCGGACCTATGACTTCGTCCTCGCGCTGCGCGCCGTGACCTCGACCGATGGTATGACCGCCGCCGCCTACCAGTTTCCCGGCGATTTCCTGCCGCGCGTGGCGACGCGGATCGTCAACGAAGTCAAGGGCATCAACCGCGTCACCTACGACTATACGTCGAAGCCGCCGGGCACCATCGAGTGGGAGTAGGGGATACAATGGCGGCGATTTTCACTGCTGTCCCGCTTCCGCGCAGCTTCTGAGACATGCCGAGTGGATTGGCGCCCCCCTCGCTGTTGCGGCTAGCGCACCCGCATTTAGCGAACGTGGTGCATGAAGCACTTGATCATGCGGGATCGGAGACCTTGGTCCCCGCGGCGTGAACAGGATCGAGAGGTGCAGCGATACGGATAGCGATACCGCCATGTGCGGGGTGCCTCGCGGGATGTAGAGCAGGTCGCCCGGTCCGACTTCCACAATGCGGTGAACCCCCCAGTATCGGTCGATATCCACCGGCGCTTTCGCCGGAGAGTTGCACGTGGCTCGGCGAAACGTTCAAGACGCACACATATGGGCGTGGGATTCCGCTGCTGCAGTTCACGCAGCGCAGAGGATACGTCATGCACGCAGATCAGAAATTCATACCAGCCCTGGGCAAATCAAGCCTGACAGGCAGTTACGACCGAGTGGTTGCAGTCATGAGCCGGGAACGCCGCTGGCGGTCGGCACTGGCGGATTTGATAGCGCCCTCCGGGGAAGATTCGATCGTCGACTTCGGTGCTGGAACCGGCACTCTTTGCATAGAATTGAAGCGGCGGGCACCTGGCTGCAGGCTTGTCGGAATCGATCCGGATCCCCAGGTGCTCGCGATCGCCAGAGCCAAGGCCGAAACTTTGGGAATGGCGATCGACTGGCATCAGGCCATGGGTGACCGAGCCGGGGAGGTTGTCGCGGACGGATCGGCGACCAAAGTGGTTTCGAGCCTGGTTCTCCATCATTGCGATCTTCCCATGAAACGAGCCATGCTTCGTGTCATGGGCAATATCCTGCGGCCAGGAGGTCATCTGTTCATCGCCGATTACGGGCGTCAACGCACCCTCGGGATGAGGGCGTCGTTTCTGCTGGTACAGGCGATCGATGGCTTCAAGACAACTGGTCAGAACGCTCGGGGAATGTTGCCGCAGTTGATCGCGGAGGCAGGTTTCGCCCAGATTGTGGAGGACCGGGTCGTCCCAACGCCGACGGGGTCGATCTCGCTCTACACTGCGCGAAAGCCATGACCCTTACGCAGTGACGTCGCGGCCACGCGCGGGGTGATGCCGAAAAAACGGCCCATGATTCTGGTCATGTGCGCTTGATCGCTGAACCCCGCACCGGCCGCCGCGTCGGCCAGGGATTGGCCGGCCGCGATGATGTCGGCTGCTTTTGCGAGCATGCGCCATAATCGCCATTGGGCCAGCGGCGCCATCAAGGCCTTGGCGGCCAGGGCGCGCAGGCATGATACCGAAACCCTGGCCGTCATGGCAGCGCGACCGATGGCGCCCGATCCGCCTGGATCTTCCGCGAGGGCGGCGAGCGCTCCGGCGAGACGATCGTCGAACACGCGGCCCGCACAGGCTTTCGTCAAACGAGCCATTGCTGCCGCAATATCCTCGGTCTGCCGGAACCCATGCGCGAGGTGCGAGGGAGCCTGGAGGATATCATCGTCACTCGTTACCGACTGCCAAGCATGGCCGACATGGCTATCCACCTCCACAAAGATGCACCGGACGCCGCCGGGAATTGACGCGAGCCGATGTCGCGCGCCGGCCCGCACCAGAATGGCGGGCCCCACAAACGTGCCGTGATCGCCTGTGACCGCGACCGGTTCGTTCAGGCCGATCGCCAGTTGAATCGCGAGGTGTCGGTGCGGTCTGGAATCCGCAGTCGGGCCCTCATAGGCGGCCCAGCCATCACCGAGTATGGTTTTTCCATCCCAATCCATGGCGCCGATCTAGGTATTTGCGTGAGGAGCAGCAAATAGCGCCAGCGCCCGGAGCCTGGCGAAGATCCGATTTTCCGTCAGCGCCTAAGGCCATTGCGTCGAAAGTCATTCACCTGTCGTCAGATAGTTGTCTTCCGCAGTCGCCCAGCGCTGTCGGCAAGAAGTTCGGTGTCTGCGTCAGCCAGATAGCGCTGGCGTACGGCCTTGGCCCGGGATGCTTTGGGCCGCGGCGGAAAATCGCTCGATCGCGTCGAACCGGGAAGGGGGCGTCGTCCAGATCAGAATTGGGCAAGATGATCGCGAAAGGCGGTTAGACCCTCGGACAGGCCGGCGCGGCCGAAGCCGACCCGGAAACGATCGGTCGGTGTCGGCCCGAGATCGGACCGGTAGATGTTCGACGGCAGCACCAGCACTCCAGCTTCCTCGACCAGTCGCGTGGCGAACGCGTCGACCGAGCCCGGTCCGGTCCAGCGCGGATAGCCCACGCATCCGCCATCGGGGCGAGTCCATTCGAACAAATTCCGGTGATCGCCGAAAAAGGTGTCGAACAGCGCGAGATTGTCGCGCACCAATGCGTTGTTGCGTGACAGAATGCCGTCTCGTGCCCGCAGCGCAATGACTGCCAGGCGTTCGCTCGGTCCCGAATTGCAGATCGACAGATAATG includes:
- a CDS encoding DNA-directed RNA polymerase subunit alpha: MSVNAKNWQELKKPNGLEKKAGGDSKRKATFVAEPLERGFGLTLGNALRRVLLSSLQGAAVTSIKIENVLHEFSSLAGVREDVTDIVLNVKQIALRMQGEGPKRLQLSATGPADVKAGDIAVSGDIEVLNPDLLICHLDEGATLNMELTADVGKGYVAAVANRPADAPIGLIPVDALYSPVKQVSYKVENTRVGQELDYDKLTLTIETDGTVTPEDAVAYAGRILQDQLALFVHFDDSAMTRSAPIGHAAPAATGESSGDTQQINRYLLKKVDELELSVRSANCLKNDNIIYIGDLVQKTEAEMLRTPNFGRKSLNEIKEVLSSMGLRLGMEIPGWPPENIEEMAKKLEQEIMG
- a CDS encoding prolyl oligopeptidase family serine peptidase, with translation MRRALLTLLPLLFTTPAFAAGQSMEAAAAMPKLTYPETRKVDQVDEQFGVKVADPYRWLENDVRTDPEVAAWVAAENKVTNAYLASLPGRDIFKARLKQLMDYERFGLPEKKGNRYFYNHNSGLQNQAVLYVRDGVNGEGRILIDPNSWSKDGATALAEWVPSEDGSKVVYSIQDGGTDWRTLKVLDVATGAIASDTIEWVKFSAFAWAKDGSGFYYSRFPVATGEKKFQALNENQKIYFHKLGTAQSADTLIYATPETPRRNHQVQVTDDGKWLVITTTEGTDNRYEMTVIDLAAPKLAPRTIFKGLENEWSYAGNQGFNFFWVTNKDAPRSRIVSTNLAVRSAVPPIVEIVPQDKAVLDGAGIVGGKLIASYLADVKTEVRRFSLDGKSDGVVALPGIGKAAGFGGEADDPETFYSFTSFATPTTIYRYDVKTGQSTPWATPKVAFDPSLFDVSQRFYTSKDGTRVPMFVVRRKDVTGPAPTLLYAYGGFNISMTPSFSATRIAWLEQGGVLAVANIRGGGEYGKEWHDGGRLAKKQNVFDDFIAAGEYLKAEGVTSKDGLVIQGGSNGGLLVGAVTNQRPDLFAAALPAVGVMDMLRFDRWTAGRYWVDDYGYPSKEADFRTLYTYSPYHNVKSGKPYPAILVATADTDDRVVPGHSFKYTAALQAADIGDRPHLARIETRAGHGSGKPTDKIIAEAADDWAFAAKWAGLTVKPLQ
- a CDS encoding JmjC domain-containing protein, which produces MDIDRYWGVHRIVEVGPGDLLYIPRGTPHMAVSLSVSLHLSILFTPRGPRSPIPHDQVLHAPRSLNAGALAATARGAPIHSACLRSCAEAGQQ
- the rplQ gene encoding 50S ribosomal protein L17: MRHGVGGRKLSRTSAHRIALFRNMSAALIKHEQITTTVAKAKELRPYVEKLITLAKKGGLSNRRLAHARLLDDAQLQKLFDVLAARYADRNGGYTRIIKAGIRASDAAPIAIIEFVDRDVSAKGQDSGPVITDEDYDQAA
- a CDS encoding class I SAM-dependent methyltransferase, with translation MHADQKFIPALGKSSLTGSYDRVVAVMSRERRWRSALADLIAPSGEDSIVDFGAGTGTLCIELKRRAPGCRLVGIDPDPQVLAIARAKAETLGMAIDWHQAMGDRAGEVVADGSATKVVSSLVLHHCDLPMKRAMLRVMGNILRPGGHLFIADYGRQRTLGMRASFLLVQAIDGFKTTGQNARGMLPQLIAEAGFAQIVEDRVVPTPTGSISLYTARKP
- a CDS encoding helix-turn-helix domain-containing protein, which gives rise to MDWDGKTILGDGWAAYEGPTADSRPHRHLAIQLAIGLNEPVAVTGDHGTFVGPAILVRAGARHRLASIPGGVRCIFVEVDSHVGHAWQSVTSDDDILQAPSHLAHGFRQTEDIAAAMARLTKACAGRVFDDRLAGALAALAEDPGGSGAIGRAAMTARVSVSCLRALAAKALMAPLAQWRLWRMLAKAADIIAAGQSLADAAAGAGFSDQAHMTRIMGRFFGITPRVAATSLRKGHGFRAV
- the guaA gene encoding glutamine-hydrolyzing GMP synthase, encoding MTQASHNPDSILIVDFGSQVTQLIARRVREAGVYSEIAPFQSAEAAFERMQPRGIILSGSPASVLDADSPRVPQVILDSGLPILGICYGQQVLMAQLGGIVTLGDSGEFGHAVIEVSDRCSLFDGLWTEGESHQVWMSHGDKVTALAPGFRPVAASPGAPFAVIADDDRRYYAMQFHPEVVHTPDGAKLICNFVRHVCGLNGDWTMAGFRAAKIEEIRKQVGTGRVICGLSGGVDSSVAAVLIHEAIGDQLTCVFVDHGLLRAGEADQVVGLFRNHYNIPLVHVNAEALFMNGLTGVTDPEAKRKFIGATFIDVFEAEAKKIGGAAFLAQGTLYPDVIESVSFTGGPSVTIKSHHNVGGLPERMNMKLVEPLRELFKDEVRALGRELGLTDAFVGRHPFPGPGLAIRIPGEVTRERCDILRKADAIYLEEIRNAGLYDAIWQAFAVLLPVRTVGVMGDGRTYDFVLALRAVTSTDGMTAAAYQFPGDFLPRVATRIVNEVKGINRVTYDYTSKPPGTIEWE